A region from the Carassius carassius chromosome 33, fCarCar2.1, whole genome shotgun sequence genome encodes:
- the si:dkey-6i22.5 gene encoding polyamine-modulated factor 1, whose amino-acid sequence MEEPEKSRASVSAKTDVDSLKDVSCRASADSVKASRSKPRLKVFSKVMEKSLQWLLDNASFDRFSHDFQPLLKQNPQMTEAMHKQFISQLQTLVQKEISSVIDEGELQVKFEELDRLEELAKDTAQAAWRPSGAPEQDVCSALVSYYKKQEEYMRIQLKKLQKENTGLAQKVQSGRENITHTEKHIASGAEEWRASLEDLEAFVSTLSPSEHFGSL is encoded by the exons ATGGAGGAGCCTGAGAAGAGCAGAGCGTCTGTTTCGGCAAAAACTGATGTGGATTCGTTGAAGGATGTTTCGTGTCGAGCTTCGGCTGATTCGGTTAAGGCATCGCGATCCAAACCGAGACTGAAAGTGTTCAGTAAAGTGATGGAGAAGAGTCTGCAGTGGCTGCTGGACAACGCCAG TTTCGACAGGTTTTCCCACGATTTCCAGCCTCTGTTAAAGCAGAACCCTCAGATGACCGAAGCCATGCACAAACAGTTCATCAGCCAGCTTCAGACTTTAGTTCAG AAAGAGATCTCCTCTGTGATCGATGAGGGAGAGCTGCAGGTGAAGTTTGAAGAGCTGGACCGACTGGAGGAGCTCGCTAAAGACACAGCACAAGCTGCATG GCGTCCGAGCGGCGCTCCAGAGCAGGACGTGTGCAGTGCTTTAGTGTCTTATTATAAGAAGCAGGAGGAGTACATGCGGATCCAGCTGAAGAAGCTCCAGAAGGAGAACACAGGGCTTGCTCAGAAAGTGCAGTCCGGCCGagaaaacatcacacacacagagaagcaCATCGCTTCAGGAGCGGAGGAGTGGAGG GCATCACTTGAAGATCTGGAAGCTTTCGTCTCGACTCTTTCTCCGTCTGAACACTTCGGGTCTCTCTAA
- the tmx2a gene encoding thioredoxin-related transmembrane protein 2-A produces the protein MSLIKGLVSTLYCLPKVYKWFYRPYYLLSLLMTVAFPFVRCCPGLCEHLPSQREDSNSCAFDWREVEILMFLSAIVMMKNRRAITLEQHIGNIFLFSKVANVVLFFRVDLRLGLLYLTLCVVFLITCKPPIYMGPEFIKYFSDSTLDDELQRDGRVTWIVEFYANWSPECQTFAPIFADLSLKYDCLGLKFGKVDIGQYAAAAERFKVNPSPLCKQLPSLLLLQGGRELVRRPLVDTKGRAIGWSFTEENIIRDFNLNEIFQRCKKFSKVEKPEELKTLLQEAPEEEQPHDEEEEDEEEEPESRKDK, from the exons ATGAGTTTAATTAAAGGATTGGTTTCCACTTTATACTGTCTTCCAAAGGTTTATAAATGGTTTTATCGGCCCTATTATCTGCTGTCACTGCTGATGACCGTAGCGTTTCCCTTCGTCCGCTGCTGTCCGGGACTCTGCGAGCATTTACCGTCCCAGAGAGAGGACAGCAACTCCTGCGCCTTCGACTGG AGGGAGGTGGAGATTTTAATGTTTCTCAGCGCTATTGTCATGATGAAGAACCGCAGAGCCA TAACACTGGAGCAGCACATAGGGAATATATTTCTCTTCAGTAAGGTGGCGAACGTGGTGCTGTTTTTCCGAGTGGACCTGAGACTTGGCCTTCTCTACCTCACGCTGTGTGTgg TGTTCCTTATCACATGTAAACCACCGATCTACATGGGCCCTGAGTTCATCAAATACTTCAGTGACTCCACTTTAGAT GATGAGCTGCAGAGGGACGGTCGTGTGACGTGGATCGTTGAGTTTTATGCCAACTGGTCTCCAGAGTGTCAGACATTTGCCCCCATTTTTGCTGACCTGTCACTCAA GTATGACTGCTTAGGTCTCAAATTTGGAAAAGTGGACATTGGACAATATGCAGCAGCTGCCGAGAG GTTTAAGGTGAACCCCTCGCCGCTCTGCAAGCAGCTTCCTTCTCTGTTGCTCCTTCAAGGAGGTCGAGAACTTGTGCGGCGTCCTCTAGTGGACACGAAGGGAAGAGCCATTGGGTGGAGTTTCACCGAG GAAAACATCATTCGGGATTTCAACCTAAATGAGATATTCCAGAGATGTAAGAAATTCAGCAAAGTAGAGAAGCCAGAGGAGCTGAAGACACTCCTACAGGAGGCTCCTGAAGAAGAGCAGCCAcatgatgaagaggaggaagatgaggaggaggaacCAGAGAGCAGGAAAGACAAATAA
- the LOC132113474 gene encoding GATA zinc finger domain-containing protein 1, protein MPLGLKPCCSVCKTSSSSMWKKGNQGEVLCNNCTGKNITSGSSGASASSTIQQNNGGGKQSKHEIHRRSARLRSTKYKAPASEKKVSTKGKGRRHIFKLKNPIKAPESVSTIITSESMFYKGVYYQIGDVIKVIDEDDGKPYYAQIRGFVQDQYCEKSAALTWLIPTQSSPRDRFDPGTYIVGPEEDLPRKMEYLEFVCHAPSEYFKSRSCPFPTLPIRPEKGYIWTHIGPMPAVAIKETVG, encoded by the exons ATGCCTCTCGGGTTAAAACCATGCTGTTCTGTCTGCAAGACCAGCTCTTCCTCCATGTGGAAGAAAGGAAACCAGGGGGAGGTTTTGTGTAATAACTGCACGGGTAAAAACATTACTAGTGGAAGCTCCGGAGCTTCTGCCTCATCCACCATCCAGCAGAATAACGGCGGAGGAAAACAG TCCAAACATGAAATCCACAGACGCTCAGCTCGGTTACGGAGCACCAAGTACAAAGCTCCGGCATCCGAGAAGAAAGTCTCAACCAAAGGAAAGGGCAGACGACacatattcaaattgaaaaat CCTATCAAAGCACCAGAGTCTGTGTCAACGATTATCACTTCAGAGTCCATGTTTTACAAG GGCGTCTATTATCAAATAGGAGATGTCATTAAAGTAATAGACGAGGACGACGGTAAACCGTATTACGCACAGATTCGTGGTTTCGTCCAGGATCAGTACTGTGAGAAAAGTGCTGCGTTAACTTGGCTGATCCCGACTCAGAGCAGTCCTCGAGATAGGTTTGATCCTGGCACATACATTGTTG GCCCTGAAGAGGACTTGCCAAGAAAAATGGAGTACCTGGAGTTCGTCTGTCACGCCCCGTCAGAGTACTTCAAATCCAGAAGCTGCCCTTTCCCAACATTACCAATCCGTCCAGAAAAAGGCTACATCTGGACTCATATAGGACCGATGCCTGCTGTGGCCATCAAAGAAACCGTAGGGTGA
- the ccng1 gene encoding cyclin-G1, whose translation MIDQVTGAGALPFALQLKALLDHEARCQPKLCGLRVIESAPDNGLRMTVKLRDFQVREFLSLTRFFGFSSETFSLAVNLLDRFLAVMKIQPKHLACVGLCCFYIAVKTSEEEKSVPLASDLIRISQNRFTVHDMMRMEKIVLEKLYWKVKAPTALHFLRLFHSRIQQQLDAETKRSLNIERLEAQLKACHCSFTFTKIKPSLLALALLALETDDPHECELMPALREALDALQETLTVKAGELVCVRELVAKCLSEYSSSKTLRPNGQRLRWMISGRTARQLKHSYYKIAHLPTIPEYTC comes from the exons atgaTTGATCAGGTGACCGGAGCCGGGGCTCTGCCCTTTGCCCTCCAGCTCAAAGCTCTTCTGGACCATGAAGCCAGATGTCAGCCCAAACTCTGTGGCCTGCGGGTCATCGAGTCCGCTCCAGACAACGGTCTGAGGATGACGGTCAAGCTGAGAGACTTTCAAGTCCGGGAATTTCTCTCCTTGACGCGGTTCTTTGGCTTCAGTTCGGAGACGTTCTCCCTCGCCGTGAATCTTCTCGATCGGTTCCTGGCTGTGATGAAG ATCCAGCCCAAGCATCTGGCCTGTGTGGGTCTGTGCTGCTTCTACATCGCTGTGAAGACCTCTGAAGAGGAGAAGAGCGTTCCTCTGGCCAGCGACCTCATCAGGATCAGCCAGAACCGCTTCACGGTCCACGACATGATGAGGATGGAGAAGATCGTTCTGGAGAAGCTCTACTGGAAGGTCAAGGCTCCGACCGCCCTTCACTTCCTCCGACTCTTTCACTCTCGCATTCAACAGCAGCTGGACGCAGAAAC TAAGCGGAGTCTGAACATCGAGAGGCTGGAGGCTCAGTTGAAGGCTTGCCATTGCTCCTTTACCTTCACTAAGATCAAG CCGTCTCTGCTTGCCTTGGCTCTTCTGGCTCTGGAGACTGACGATCCGCACGAGTGTGAGCTGATGCCTGCTCTCAGAGAGGCTCTGGATGCTCTGCAGGAGACTCTGACT GTTAAAGCTGGAGAGCTGGTTTGTGTGCGGGAGCTCGTGGCTAAATGTCTGTCTGAATACTCTTCCTCCAAGACCCTGAGGCCGAACGGCCAGAGACTGCGCTGGATGATCTCGGGTCGAACCGCCAGACAGCTGAAGCACAGCTACTACAAGATCGCCCATCTCCCCACGATCCCCGAATACACCTGTTAA
- the nudcd2 gene encoding nudC domain-containing protein 2: MSVHFEERSGVIPCKTAWGSWYQTMEEVFIEVNVPPGTSAKEIKCELASKHIDLRVREQQVFKGKLFGSTVSDEATWTLEDKKLIRIVLMKSNREAGNCWQSLLEGEYAADPWVQDQMQRKLTLERFQRENPGFDFSGAEISGNFHGGGPDFSSLQK; the protein is encoded by the exons ATGTCGGTGCATTTTGAGGAGAGGAGCGGCGTGATCCCGTGTAAAACAGCGTGGGGCTCGTGGTACCAGACTATGGAAGAGGTTTTCATCGAAGTCAATGTTCCTCCTGGAACTTCAGCCAAAGAGATCAAGTGTGAGCTCGCGAGCAAACACATCGATCTGCGCGTGAGAGAGCAGCAGGTCTTCAAG GGAAAGCTGTTTGGATCGACGGTCAGCGATGAAGCCACGTGGACGTTAG AGGATAAAAAGTTGATCCGGATCGTCCTGATGAAGTCGAACCGGGAGGCTGGGAACTGCTGGCAGTCTCTGCTGGAGGGCGAGTACGCGGCCGATCCGTGGGTTCAAGATCAGATGCAGAGGAAGCTGACGCTCGAGAGGTTTCAGAGAGAG AACCCTGGCTTTGACTTCAGTGGAGCAGAGATCTCTGGGAACTTTCACGGTGGAGGACCAGATTTCTCCAGCTTGCAGAAATGA
- the LOC132113479 gene encoding gamma-aminobutyric acid receptor subunit alpha-4-like isoform X1, which translates to MTLLLALLCLTSVANVLGKQRINSENITWILHRLLEGYDNRLRPGSGVSVTEVKTDIFVTSFGPVSDVKMEFTMDMFFRQMWVDERLAFQGPVEILPLNNRMVDKIWTPDTFFRNARTSLAHNMTSPNKLFRIMQNGTVFYTMRLTVSAVCPMVLMDFPMDGHTCPLLFGSYAYTNREIVYTWRKGLQASVDFPPESSSLLQYDLVGQTLFSETYKFSTGLYSVQVVHFYLQRKLGYHLIQTYIPLIMVVVLSQVAFWINKESVPARTVAGITTVLTMTTLSISARSSLPKVSYATAMDWFIAVCFAFVASALVEFAAVNYFATLEANREKRRLSRASILESIAQGSDDEPETPQSDTSGFSRRRRANSVSEVPRTRYPIFLQGSAVPPNMMLAGTSAIDKYARILFPLAFGIFNLIYWFIYLSKDTLEKPREIE; encoded by the exons ATGACTCTTCTTTTGGCCTTGTTATGTCTCACAAG TGTTGCAAATGTTTTAGGAAAGCAAAGGATAAATTCAGAAAATATAACATGGATTCTACACCGACTTCTTGAGGGTTATGACAATCGCCTGCGCCCGGGATCTGGAG TGTCTGTAACTGAGGTCAAAACAGACATATTTGTCACAAGTTTTGGACCAGTATCTGATGTTAAGATG GAGTTCACTATGGATATGTTTTTCCGCCAAATGTGGGTTGACGAGAGGTTAGCCTTTCAGGGGCCTGTCGAAATCTTGCCTTTGAACAACCGCATGGTGGACAAGATCTGGACGCCCGACACGTTTTTTCGCAATGCAAGGACATCCCTCGCACACAACATGACGTCTCCTAACAAGCTGTTTCGGATCATGCAAAATGGGACGGTCTTTTACACCATGAG gCTGACTGTGAGTGCGGTGTGTCCAATGGTGTTGATGGACTTTCCAATGGATGGACATACATGTCCTCTCCTGTTTGGAAGCT ATGCTTACACTAATCGTGAAATCGTCTACACGTGGAGGAAGGGTCTTCAAGCATCAGTAGACTTTCCTCCAGAATCATCAAGCTTACTTCAGTATGATCTTGTGGGTCAGACTTTATTCAGTGAAACATATAAATTCAGCACTG GTCTGTATTCTGTCCAGGTTGTCCATTTCTATCTTCAGAGGAAGCTCGGCTACCATCTCATCCAAACGTACATCCCATTGATTATGGTAGTTGTGCTGTCACAAGTCGCATTCTGGATCAACAAGGAGTCTGTCCCGGCTCGGACGGTGGCTG GAATCACCACTGTGCTCACCATGACCACTCTGAGCATCAGCGCCCGCTCCTCGCTGCCCAAAGTCTCCTACGCCACTGCCATGGACTGGTTCATCGCCGTCTGCTTTGCCTTTGTGGCTTCGGCCCTCGTTGAGTTTGCTGCGGTCAACTACTTTGCCACGCTTGAGGCCAACAGGGAAAAACGCCGGCTCTCCAGGGCCTCCATTCTGGAGTCTATAGCCCAAGGAAGCGACGACGAGCCGGAGACG cCTCAGTCTGATACCAGTGGCTTTAGCCGCAGAAGACGGGCGAACTCTGTGTCCGAGGTGCCCAGGACTCGCTATCCCATCTTCCTTCAGGGCTCGGCCGTCCCTCCCAATATGATGCTTGCAGGCACCAGTGCCATAGACAAATACGCCCGCATCCTCTTCCCTCTGGCCTTCGGGATCTTCAACCTCATCTACTGGTTCATCTACCTCAGCAAAGACACCTTGGAAAAGCCCAG GGAGATCGAGTGA
- the LOC132113479 gene encoding gamma-aminobutyric acid receptor subunit alpha-4-like isoform X2, producing the protein MTLLLALLCLTSVANVLGKQRINSENITWILHRLLEGYDNRLRPGSGVSVTEVKTDIFVTSFGPVSDVKMEFTMDMFFRQMWVDERLAFQGPVEILPLNNRMVDKIWTPDTFFRNARTSLAHNMTSPNKLFRIMQNGTVFYTMRLTVSAVCPMVLMDFPMDGHTCPLLFGSYAYTNREIVYTWRKGLQASVDFPPESSSLLQYDLVGQTLFSETYKFSTGITTVLTMTTLSISARSSLPKVSYATAMDWFIAVCFAFVASALVEFAAVNYFATLEANREKRRLSRASILESIAQGSDDEPETPQSDTSGFSRRRRANSVSEVPRTRYPIFLQGSAVPPNMMLAGTSAIDKYARILFPLAFGIFNLIYWFIYLSKDTLEKPREIE; encoded by the exons ATGACTCTTCTTTTGGCCTTGTTATGTCTCACAAG TGTTGCAAATGTTTTAGGAAAGCAAAGGATAAATTCAGAAAATATAACATGGATTCTACACCGACTTCTTGAGGGTTATGACAATCGCCTGCGCCCGGGATCTGGAG TGTCTGTAACTGAGGTCAAAACAGACATATTTGTCACAAGTTTTGGACCAGTATCTGATGTTAAGATG GAGTTCACTATGGATATGTTTTTCCGCCAAATGTGGGTTGACGAGAGGTTAGCCTTTCAGGGGCCTGTCGAAATCTTGCCTTTGAACAACCGCATGGTGGACAAGATCTGGACGCCCGACACGTTTTTTCGCAATGCAAGGACATCCCTCGCACACAACATGACGTCTCCTAACAAGCTGTTTCGGATCATGCAAAATGGGACGGTCTTTTACACCATGAG gCTGACTGTGAGTGCGGTGTGTCCAATGGTGTTGATGGACTTTCCAATGGATGGACATACATGTCCTCTCCTGTTTGGAAGCT ATGCTTACACTAATCGTGAAATCGTCTACACGTGGAGGAAGGGTCTTCAAGCATCAGTAGACTTTCCTCCAGAATCATCAAGCTTACTTCAGTATGATCTTGTGGGTCAGACTTTATTCAGTGAAACATATAAATTCAGCACTG GAATCACCACTGTGCTCACCATGACCACTCTGAGCATCAGCGCCCGCTCCTCGCTGCCCAAAGTCTCCTACGCCACTGCCATGGACTGGTTCATCGCCGTCTGCTTTGCCTTTGTGGCTTCGGCCCTCGTTGAGTTTGCTGCGGTCAACTACTTTGCCACGCTTGAGGCCAACAGGGAAAAACGCCGGCTCTCCAGGGCCTCCATTCTGGAGTCTATAGCCCAAGGAAGCGACGACGAGCCGGAGACG cCTCAGTCTGATACCAGTGGCTTTAGCCGCAGAAGACGGGCGAACTCTGTGTCCGAGGTGCCCAGGACTCGCTATCCCATCTTCCTTCAGGGCTCGGCCGTCCCTCCCAATATGATGCTTGCAGGCACCAGTGCCATAGACAAATACGCCCGCATCCTCTTCCCTCTGGCCTTCGGGATCTTCAACCTCATCTACTGGTTCATCTACCTCAGCAAAGACACCTTGGAAAAGCCCAG GGAGATCGAGTGA
- the LOC132113479 gene encoding gamma-aminobutyric acid receptor subunit alpha-4-like isoform X3, whose translation MEFTMDMFFRQMWVDERLAFQGPVEILPLNNRMVDKIWTPDTFFRNARTSLAHNMTSPNKLFRIMQNGTVFYTMRLTVSAVCPMVLMDFPMDGHTCPLLFGSYAYTNREIVYTWRKGLQASVDFPPESSSLLQYDLVGQTLFSETYKFSTGLYSVQVVHFYLQRKLGYHLIQTYIPLIMVVVLSQVAFWINKESVPARTVAGITTVLTMTTLSISARSSLPKVSYATAMDWFIAVCFAFVASALVEFAAVNYFATLEANREKRRLSRASILESIAQGSDDEPETPQSDTSGFSRRRRANSVSEVPRTRYPIFLQGSAVPPNMMLAGTSAIDKYARILFPLAFGIFNLIYWFIYLSKDTLEKPREIE comes from the exons ATG GAGTTCACTATGGATATGTTTTTCCGCCAAATGTGGGTTGACGAGAGGTTAGCCTTTCAGGGGCCTGTCGAAATCTTGCCTTTGAACAACCGCATGGTGGACAAGATCTGGACGCCCGACACGTTTTTTCGCAATGCAAGGACATCCCTCGCACACAACATGACGTCTCCTAACAAGCTGTTTCGGATCATGCAAAATGGGACGGTCTTTTACACCATGAG gCTGACTGTGAGTGCGGTGTGTCCAATGGTGTTGATGGACTTTCCAATGGATGGACATACATGTCCTCTCCTGTTTGGAAGCT ATGCTTACACTAATCGTGAAATCGTCTACACGTGGAGGAAGGGTCTTCAAGCATCAGTAGACTTTCCTCCAGAATCATCAAGCTTACTTCAGTATGATCTTGTGGGTCAGACTTTATTCAGTGAAACATATAAATTCAGCACTG GTCTGTATTCTGTCCAGGTTGTCCATTTCTATCTTCAGAGGAAGCTCGGCTACCATCTCATCCAAACGTACATCCCATTGATTATGGTAGTTGTGCTGTCACAAGTCGCATTCTGGATCAACAAGGAGTCTGTCCCGGCTCGGACGGTGGCTG GAATCACCACTGTGCTCACCATGACCACTCTGAGCATCAGCGCCCGCTCCTCGCTGCCCAAAGTCTCCTACGCCACTGCCATGGACTGGTTCATCGCCGTCTGCTTTGCCTTTGTGGCTTCGGCCCTCGTTGAGTTTGCTGCGGTCAACTACTTTGCCACGCTTGAGGCCAACAGGGAAAAACGCCGGCTCTCCAGGGCCTCCATTCTGGAGTCTATAGCCCAAGGAAGCGACGACGAGCCGGAGACG cCTCAGTCTGATACCAGTGGCTTTAGCCGCAGAAGACGGGCGAACTCTGTGTCCGAGGTGCCCAGGACTCGCTATCCCATCTTCCTTCAGGGCTCGGCCGTCCCTCCCAATATGATGCTTGCAGGCACCAGTGCCATAGACAAATACGCCCGCATCCTCTTCCCTCTGGCCTTCGGGATCTTCAACCTCATCTACTGGTTCATCTACCTCAGCAAAGACACCTTGGAAAAGCCCAG GGAGATCGAGTGA